GCTACCTGGCCATCTGCCAGCCCCTCAGGTACCCCGTGCTCATGAGTCCTCAGCTCTGCTTGTCCCTGGCGGGATCCGCCTGGgtcctctgtctcttcaaatCAGTGACTGAGACAGTCATTGCCATGAGACTGTCCTTCTGCGGCCACCATGTGATTAATCACTTCACCTGTGAGATCCTGGCAGTGCTGAAGCTGGCGTGCAGTGACACCTCAGTCAGTGAAGCCCTTCTGCTGGCGGGGGCCATCCTGCTGCTGCCTATCCCCCTGGCCTTCATCTGCCTGTCCTACGCCCTCATCCTGGCCACCATCCTGAGCGTGCCCTCAGCTGCTGGGCGCCGCAaagccttctccacctgctcGGCACACCTGGCTGTGGTGATGCTGTTCTATGGCACCGTCATATTCGTGTACATGAAACCCAAGAGCAAGGAGGCCCGCATCTCCGATGAGGTCTTCACGGTCCTCTATGCTGTGGTCACACCCATGCTGAACCCTGTCATCTACAGCCTGAGGAACAAGGAAGTGAAGGAGGCGGCCAAGAAAGTGTGGGGGAGGAGCTGGACGTCCAAGTGAGGGAGGCCTGGAATCTTCAGGTTAGTAGGTGAGGCCTTCACAGGCCCACAGTGAGGACAGGTGGTGCACAAGGCTGAGCCTGGAATCCTCCTCCTGGAAAGCCAGCACCAAGTCCCACTGATGCTGCCACAGACTTGCTCGCAAAGCCCCTTCCCTGGCATCGCCCTGGCCAGCCCTCCACATCGCTTCCTGCACCTGTGCACCAGCTCCCGGCTGGCCTCAAGGCTACACTCCTAGTGGTCCTTCCACTCTGTCATCCCCCCGGGCATCCAGAGGGACCTCTGGGAAAAACAAATAGGATCACATCCTCTCCTGATTGTAACCCCCAAATGGCTCCCCCTACTCTCAGGACAAAGTGTAAGCTCTTCCCGGAGCATTCTAGGCCTTCACAAGCCGGCCCTTCTGGTCCTGACTAACCCCCAGCCTTTTTGCCCCACCTTCTCCTCCTGACAGCCACACACAACAGCATGTGAGTGCCCCGATgttgcccagccctgcccagctgcGGGCTCCTTCTGGTTCTTTCCATAAGGCAGCCACATCCAGCACGGCTTGACCCTCAAGGCCCAGCTCAAAGCCcacctcccccaggaagcctccTCACTGATCTCCTCCTGCTTCACTTGTGGTGTTATTTTAAGAGCAGACACAGTCAGAATCTACTCTGTCCCAAAGTCCAGCCCTGCCCAACCCTACGCCCCCCTCACAGGTTTTGTAAATAAATGCATGAGCACAATGTTGCAGGGCTGTTAGTGGCAAAGCCTGAGGTCCTTCCTAAACCTGAGCAGAGCAGAGACAAGTGTTCAAAGATGACAGGTATGGCCTGGTGTCCTGGAAGGCGACAGCAGAGGCAGTGATGAGGCCCAGAGTCCATGATCCCCAGAGCGGTCCAGCCCTGGGGTACCAATCACCCTGAGCAGCCCAGGGCCTGTGTTCCCAACATCTGTCTGGAACAACAACAGCAGCCATTGCCATGCCTCCCAGTCCAGCATCCAGGCCTCACCTGGCTTTGGGGAGACTTGCTCTACCCTTCATTATCTCATCACAGGGATCCTGCCAGAAATGCCCCTTCCTGGTGCTCAGCCTCTTCCCACTTTCCTCCTGACAACTCAGTGAGCACACAGTAGAAACGGAAACAGATTCACAGAGTATCTCCATTCCCTGCCCCCATTCCCCACCCTCTTCCCACCCCCGGCCTCAGTGGCATCATCTACAAGAGGAGATGCTGGCCTCGGCCTCCAAGAAGCAGTCCAGCTCTCCTGCCCCCTTGCCACAGGGAAGCCCAGTCCCTGCTAGAGCTCTCAGTTCCCCTCCAGTCCCTCTTTCTGCTTTCCATGTTGGTAGGAGAAAGCCCAGCCTACTCCCTGAAACTCAACCCTCTCTGACCAAGCCAGATGAAGGCTGCCCACCAAGATAACCAGCTTTAAGGCCACGACAGGAGTTTGGACGTTATCACGTGGGCACTGGGGTTTACAATCACATTTACTTTTAGTTAGGTCACTGATTAGATACCATTTTCCACCCATGAAATTGGGGAAGAATTTTAACGTCTATTGGTAATGAAGGTACAGTAAAGAAGTAATATCATATGCAGCTGATGGAGATGGGAATAAGTTAATATAAACTTCCTGAAAAGTCACTTGGAAGTATGaatcaaaagacttaaaaaattggACTCTATGAGCTAACCCATCTACTTCTAAGAATTAGTCTCATATGATCATTAGAAACAAAGATTTATGAAtaagaatatacaaataataaacCCTGCTGGTATCCAATGACAGAATGTGATGCAGCCTTCAAAAAAATTCCTCTCTCCTGAAGAATATTTGATAATAAGAAATGCCCACAATGTAATTAATAGAAGGCAGAATTCATAATTTTGCATTCACTATGatgttaaaaatgttattttttgaagtatttttgttATGGATTTATGAATTAGTTAGATGAAAAAAATCCTGGGAAACTACGAAAAAATATTGAGTTGTTTCCACTGGATGGTGGGGTTAAATAGGATTGATCAGATAgagctgattattttatttaattccaacAGTTCCAATATTTATAACATGAAAGTGACTTTGAACTTAAAAATAAGGtgatgcattctttttttatttgacagagatcacaagtaggcagagaggcagggagagagagaggaggaagcaggctccccgccaagcagacagcccgatgcagggaccccaggaccctgggatcatgacctgagccgaaggcagaggctttaacccactgagccacccaggtgcctcaaggtgatgcatttttaagaaatggaagatCACCTGGTTCCAGAATACAGCACTGATGAGAAGTCCTCCAGCCTGAGGGACAAGAAGTGAGCAAGCAGCTGCCCTGTTCCAGGCTCtcatggtgggggtgggaatAAGTCAGGGGCAGCCTGACCCGATGCGCAACCAGAGAGAGGGCAGCTGAGAAACACTTGGGATACACAGATGACTGCAGAGctagaagatggagagagaggcctgTGGGATGCAGCCTGGGTTTCTGGCTTATTTAGGTGGCCAGCACTGCCGCCctgagacagagatggagaagatGAGAGGTGCAGTGGGATGGTGTTGAGTTCCAGGTATCCACAGGTGACAAGAGGACATTGTTCTATGAGCATGGAGAAAACAAGTGGTAACAGTCTTCGAATGTTTGACTTTGACCTGGGATCTTGATAAAGATTCCAGAGGGCAAATCACAGTATACGGGGAAAATCTATAGCTGCTGCTGCTTTATTTAAGGCTGTGTTGTAGTCTCTACAACTGTTTCAGCTGTTATTCTTTATTatgaaaggaaggagaggaaaccTGGAGAGACCCAAGCACCTGACTGAACCCAACTCAATGTCCCTCACAAGTGCTCACAGCCGCACGCTCTGTACAGCAATGCACTTTCCGGAACTTTCATGAGTCCTGATCCTCACAACATTCTGGAATGGAGACACCCTTTTCATAGACCAAGACACCCATGCCTAGGACAGGGGGCCACAGACTTCAGTCTCGGATCCAAGGGGTAGGATGGCAGTAAGACCCAAACGGAGTCTGTCTGTCCGGTGTCTCTCCTGTACCTATTTCACCACAGCCAGGCGCTCCCAGGGAAGTGCACGAATCCCGGGGTCTCTAAGCCCCACAGCTGCCAAACCTGCAAATGTGTATAGTTCCACAGTTTGAACTTTAAATTGGGTAGGGACTGTGAGGTTCCCCAGGGTATAGAGCAGAGAGCTCTGTGGCAGGGGACCAGGAGGCTGGTCCTCGAGCTTTGGccctggcccagcccagcccagtgtGTCTGCTGGTACTGAGCTCAGCACCTGCTGGCTCTGCTCTCCCAAGCCCTGGGTCAGGACACCTGGCAGCCTGCTCCACCTACACACCTGTGTGTACTCATGCCACTGGGCCACAGGCATGACAAGGTAAGGACGATCCATAGTCCAGCATGTTGGCTATTCTCATGAAATCTTTTCTGAACATATGAAAACCAGAGTATTTGCTTGTGAAAGAAGACATGATACTAGTGATACTGGCTACCACGTACTGAttacttaccatgtgccaggctctgtgctaagagCTCTGCATGCCCCCATCTCATTGGATCTTCAAAATAACCTCACAAGGAAACACTGTGCTTATCTCCACTCCACAGGTAAGGGAGGTGAGGCTGAGATAACTGCTAGCAAGTGACAGGTCTGGGACTTGAGCCCTGGTGGGTCGGACTCCAAAGCCTTCACTCACCTGCTCTGCCATCCAGTGAGGAAGTGGTCAAGCAGGAATCCTAGATCCAGGCATGTCAGGGAAATTGCAACAGAAGCTTCGGTCCTTTTATGCCCAtgccctttcttttaaaataatttgtgaagcctaaaataaaatattaaatggttCAAACTAGATTTGCCAGCCAGTGAAATTGATATATTTACCTTACAAAGTAACCCTGGGTCTGTCAGACCTTGGGGATGGAAGTTGCCAGACAGAGTGAGGAAATGTTTCAGAAGGGACAGGGTACTATATGTCACCGAATTGAGTGGTTCCATTCACAGGAGAAATCTGACCAAAGTCATACAGCAGAATCGGAACAGAAGCTACCATCAAACCTGGATCCCTCACTCCTGTCACAGGGCTCCCAGTCCTGGTTCGTGGCATCACCCTGCCTCTCAGGAGCTCTAAAACCAGGGTGTGGAATTCAATAGTTATTCTCAGAGACACTCAGTTTCCTATCTCTCCGTGAACCTGATTTGGCAGGATATGACAGCGTGTGAGATGCTAGCAGGTAGATGTCAGAGTGGTTTTCCAAGTGTATTGGGAAACCACCTCATGCCCAGATAGTCAACAGATTTCAGGTTTCCCTTCTCCTAGCACGTGGTAGGGTCACACAGGGCCAGTGAAGTGTGGGCAGAGGTGACCCATGACACGTCTGGGGAAGAGCATGTAACAGCTGGTGTGAATGCCTAGTGTGTCCCTCTCCAGACATAACTGGTGATGTCCAGATGGTGGGGCCTCCCTCAGCCAGGGTCTCTGAGGAGCTCAGCAAGGAACAGAGCCCCTGAAAAGCTACAAAGGACATGGAGAACGAGAAAAAAACTGTTGTCATGGTAAGCCACTAAGATTATGTGTGTTACTGCAGCAAAACCTAGCTCATCGTCACTGATGCACCCAGGGAACGGCAGCTGCTCCCTGACGTCCCCTCCCGTGCCCATGGCTCAGAGTCAAAGCTGCCAGTTACCTGGAAGCACGGTATTTCCTAGACACAGACCTGTGTCTTGGGGGCCAGAAGCCTGTCTCTCCACGAGCTGGCTCTAATTTCCATGAATCTGTTATAATCAGACTCTTAAATTGTGAGAGACCCATTCCTCTCTGAGTAGCTCCTCAGACAGAGCAGGGAGAAGCCCGGCACCCCCAGGGCTCTTCTCCAGAAATCACAACAGCTCTTTCTCTGCtgctgtgtgtgtgcttgtggggAAGGTGCTCTCAAGACGAGACAT
This is a stretch of genomic DNA from Mustela lutreola isolate mMusLut2 chromosome 12, mMusLut2.pri, whole genome shotgun sequence. It encodes these proteins:
- the LOC131813094 gene encoding olfactory receptor 13J1, which gives rise to MEPVNGTEISEFFLKGFSGYPALEHLLFPLCSTMYLVTLLGNTAIVAVSILDVRLHTPMYFFLGNLSILDICYTSTFVPLMLVHLLSAQKTISFIGCALQMCLSLSTGSTECLLLAIMAYDRYLAICQPLRYPVLMSPQLCLSLAGSAWVLCLFKSVTETVIAMRLSFCGHHVINHFTCEILAVLKLACSDTSVSEALLLAGAILLLPIPLAFICLSYALILATILSVPSAAGRRKAFSTCSAHLAVVMLFYGTVIFVYMKPKSKEARISDEVFTVLYAVVTPMLNPVIYSLRNKEVKEAAKKVWGRSWTSK